Proteins encoded in a region of the Populus alba chromosome 13, ASM523922v2, whole genome shotgun sequence genome:
- the LOC118040155 gene encoding uncharacterized protein — protein sequence MDEDGNTPLHLAARHGQSMAAFVLVRDKRVENSIVNNENCTPYDVAKQQSQKAVDQYDKTDDMLAKEREQFDSKNSIPADEIQIEVNSEDVKDGKKEFYNRKVHRFDWFSRKGQSS from the exons ATGGATGAGGATGGGAATACACCTTTGCATTTGGCAGCACGACATGGTCAATCCATGGCTGCATTTGTTCTTGTGCGTGACAAACGCGTTGAAAATTCAATTGTTAACAACGAAAATTGTACACCATATGATGTTGCGAAACAACAATCTCAAAAGGCTGTAGACCAATATGACAAAACAGATGACATG CTTGCTAAGGAACGAGAGCAGTTTGATTCAAAGAACAGTATTCCTGCGGACGAGATCCAG ATCGAAGTTAATTCAGAAGATGTGAAGGATGGAAAGAAAGAATTCTACAACAGAAAAGTCCACCGCTTCGACTGGTTCTCAAGGAAAG GACAAAGCAGTTGA
- the LOC118040142 gene encoding protein ACCELERATED CELL DEATH 6-like: MSSVGYEAINIDENSIPRDHMANAMIDSQLHECVRQDNTAAFKSLVEQHLTEKLVTPCGNTLLHVAVSCGSDNITSYLAPTFPSLITIQNSQKDTILHLAAREGKASDAIKSLAESNPSLMRKTNTKGNTPLHDAVITDNKEVAIFLASRDPEVAYYSNKNGRSPLYLAVENGNKNGILDDLLDLGASIPITREDGDALPKRKIPYLLEKIAKAKPELLCLTDEELGNSLHYASSICFLEGVRFLLKKFLNGAYKQTEKATIQSMLHAKMNLLI; the protein is encoded by the exons atgTCTAGCGTAGGCTACGAAGCAATAAACATTGATGAAAACTCGATTCCGAGAGATCACATGGCAAATGCAATGATAGATAGTCAGTTGCATGAGTGTGTGAGGCAGGACAATACTGCGGCCTTTAAAAGCCTTGTCGAGCAACATTTAACAGAGAAGCTAGTGACACCCTGCGGTAATACACTTCTTCACGTAGCTGTAAGCTGTGGAAGTGACAATATTACATCTTATCTGGCTCCAACGTTTCCTTCTCTAATCACCATTCAAAACAGCCAGAAGGACACAATCCTTCATCTTGCTGCCAGAGAAGGAAAGGCCAGTGATGCAATTAAATCTCTTGCGGAATCGAATCCGAGCTTGATGAGGAAGACAAATACAAAGGGAAACACTCCTTTGCATGATGCAGTGATCACCGATAACAAAGAAGTTGCCATTTTCCTAGCTTCCAGAGATCCAGAAGTGGCCTATTACAGCAACAAGAATGGCAGGTCCCCTTTATACCTGGCTGTTGAGAATGGCAATAAGAACGGGATACTTGATGATCTCTTGGATTTGGGAGCTTCGATTCCTATAACAAGAGAAGATGGTGATGCCCTACCAAAACGAAAAATCCCCT aTCTATTGGAGAAAATTGCAAAAGCAAAGCCAGAGCTATTATGTCTCACTGACGAAGAGTTGGGAAATTCACTGCATTATGCATCATCCATATGTTTTCTGGAAGGAGTTCGATTCCTATTAAAGAAGTTTCTCAATGGTGCTTATAAACAAACAGAGAAGGCAACTATCCAATCCATGTTGCATGCAAAAATGAATCTGTTGATATAG
- the LOC118040156 gene encoding lanC-like protein GCL2, producing MADRFFPNVMPSFVTEDIQEEDKVTDEDSLMKLLSMPYTSLSKQFQRSGLDLKETIVMETWGLGGQVVHDFTLYSGNLGTALLLYKSYQVTSNENDLFLCLEIVKACDSASRASRDVTFICGRAGVCALGAVAAKHANDEALESYYLSQLGEIKLLRNHPDELLYGRSGFLWACLFLNKQMGQGTVPGTTIRAVANEIIQNGRALAKKGGSPLMYEWYGERYWGAAHGLAGIMNVLLDVELKPDEFEHVKGTLKYMINNCFPSGNYSTSEEDSKRDALVHWCHGAPGIALTLVKAVKVKFSSYLVHCKLI from the exons ATGGCTGATCGATTCTTTCCCAACGTAATGCCAAGCTTTGTAACAGAAGATATACAAGAAGAAGATAAAGTAACCGATGAGGATTCTCTCATGAAGCTTCTCTCAATGCCCTACACTTCACTTTCCAAGCAGTTTCAACGTTCTGGTTTGGATCTTAAAGAAACA ATAGTGATGGAGACATGGGGGTTAGGTGGGCAAGTTGTGCATGATTTTACTCTTTACAGTGGAAATCTTGGCACTGCTTTGTTGCTTTATAAGAGCTATCAAGTTACTAGTAATGAAAATGATCTCTTTCTCTGTTTGGAGATTGTTAAGGCTTGTGATTCGGCTTCTCGGGCTTCAAG GGATGTGACATTTATATGTGGGCGAGCTGGTGTTTGTGCACTTGGGGCTGTAGCCGCAAAGCATGCTAATGATGAAGCATTAGAGAGTTACTATCTGAGTCAATTAGGAGAG ATTAAGTTGTTGAGAAATCACCCTGATGAGTTGTTATATGGAAGAAGTGGATTCTTATGGGCTTGTCTGTTCCTAAATAAACAGATGGGGCAGGGGACTGTCCCTGGTACGACCATT CGTGCTGTTGCGAATGAAATTATACAAAATGGAAGAGCATTGGCGAAGAAAGGAGGTTCCCCATTAATGTATGAATGGTATGGTGAGAGGTATTGGGGTGCTGCCCATGGATTGGCAGGTATTATGAATGTTTTATTGGATGTAGAGCTGAAACCTGATGAGTTTGAGCATGTCAAGGGCACCCTTAAATACATGATCAATAACTGCTTTCCCAGTGGCAACTACTCTACAAGTGAAGAAGATAGCAAGAGGGATGCTCTTGTGCATTGGTGTCATGGAGCACCTGGAATTGCTCTTACACTTGTCAAGGCAGTTAAGGTAAAATTCTCCAGTTATCTAGTTCATTGTAAGCTAATTTAA